The region AATTGTCTCTAGCAAGCTTTTAAATATGATTTTTTTAATGGATTTAGTGTAAAGCACTCTCCTCTTTCCTCGGTACAAGTTACAAAGGTTTAAACAAATTAAGAGTAAGTTTGGATTATAAGTAGACTGATATTTTTCAAAAACATCAAATACTAAACATATATAATGGCGGATTTTAAAACTTCTAATGTCAGTATTAAATCAATAAAAGGAGATAAAAATGTCAATAATAGGAAGTAGAGAATTAATAAGGGACATAAATGAAAAAACAATCTTAAAAACAATTTTTCTAGAAAAACAAATTGATAGAGCGTCTCTTGCCAGAAAAACAGGTCTTAGTAGTGCGACAGTGACGAAAATAGTTTCAATTTTGATTCAAAAAGATTTAGTAGTTGAATTGGGTGAAAGTGATTCGACCGGTGGAAGAAAACCAATTTTACTTTGTGTAAATAAAGATTATGGAAACATTTTGGGGGTTAAAGTGGGAGTGGGATATTTATACATAATGATAACCAATTTAAATGGGGACGTACTATCAAAATCGCGACTAGATTATGGTGAAGAAGCAGATCCCGTAAAAATTACCAACATAATAAAAAATTATGTTGATGAGCAAAACAAAAATAGTCTAGTTGGAATAGCGATTGCAGTTTCAGGAACAGTAGACCCTAAAAAAGGTATAGTACTTGATTCATTCCTTCTAAATTGGAAGAATGTAAAACTTGCTAGTTTAATAAAACATGTACTTAAAGCACCAGTATATTTAATTAATGATGTGGATTCTTTTACTATAGCCCACTTATGGAAAGGAAAATTAGTCAATTATAAGAATGCGTTAGTACTTACTTTAGGAACAGGAATTGGAGGATCGATTGTTATTGGAGGTGAACTGTATACAGGTAATGGAGGGGCTGGGGAATTTGGTCATATGACATTGATTGATAAAGGTAATACCTGTAGTTGTGGGAGTCAAGGTTGTCTAGAGTCTGAGGCAGGATTTGATGCCCTTGCTACTAATATCTATGAAAAAACTAAAAGTTTAACCTTGAAAGAAGCTTATAGAAATTACCGAAATCTTGAGACCTCTCAGATTGATTTTTTAAAGTTAGCACTTAAAGAAGATGAAAATACATTCAAAACAGTTTTTGATGAATATTCATATATTGTTGGAATTGCTATTAAGAATTTAATTAATATCTATGCGCCAGAATGTATCTTAATAGGGGGAGAGGCTTTAGAGTTTTCAGACTACTTTTTAGAAAAATCAATCAAGTTTGCAAAAGCTGCAGCCTTTGGTAATTTAGGTGAAAGAGTAACTTTCGAAATCGACAATCTTGGTACAGATGCATGGATTTTGGGGGGAATTTATAAGGTAGTTCAAGAAGAAATGTTTTATGTTGAAGTGTAAAAAGTATTTTCAAAATTTTGAAGGAGGAGAGATCTATGAAAAAGACTTTTGTTTTGGTGATTTCTTTACTGGTAAGCGTTTTTATTTTGGCTCAGATGAAAGAACTTATTTTTTGGCATAGTTACTCAACAACTTCTGGAGAATATAAGCTTTTGACCAAAGAAATAATTCCGGAATTTGAAAAAGCACATCCAGAAATAAAAGTTACTGAAGTACAAGTACCTTACGACGAAATGAGAAAAAGATTAATTGTGAGCACAGCTGCTGCCCAATATCCAGATGTTATGAGAATGGACATAATATGGGTTCCTCAATTTGCGGATATTGGAGTACTTTTGGCTATAGACAAGGAGTTCCCACAAGATTTTGCTAAAATCAAAGAAACATTTTTGCCTGGACCTCTTTCAACAAATTATTGGAAAGGTAACTATTATGGAGTTCCTTTAGATACGAATACGCGAGTTCTTTTATGGAACAAAAAAATGTTTGAAGAAGCTGGTTTGAAAGAACCTCCCAATACTATGGAAGAATTCATAGAATAT is a window of Defluviitoga tunisiensis DNA encoding:
- a CDS encoding ROK family protein, with protein sequence MSIIGSRELIRDINEKTILKTIFLEKQIDRASLARKTGLSSATVTKIVSILIQKDLVVELGESDSTGGRKPILLCVNKDYGNILGVKVGVGYLYIMITNLNGDVLSKSRLDYGEEADPVKITNIIKNYVDEQNKNSLVGIAIAVSGTVDPKKGIVLDSFLLNWKNVKLASLIKHVLKAPVYLINDVDSFTIAHLWKGKLVNYKNALVLTLGTGIGGSIVIGGELYTGNGGAGEFGHMTLIDKGNTCSCGSQGCLESEAGFDALATNIYEKTKSLTLKEAYRNYRNLETSQIDFLKLALKEDENTFKTVFDEYSYIVGIAIKNLINIYAPECILIGGEALEFSDYFLEKSIKFAKAAAFGNLGERVTFEIDNLGTDAWILGGIYKVVQEEMFYVEV